A genomic window from Flavobacterium azooxidireducens includes:
- a CDS encoding tetratricopeptide repeat-containing sensor histidine kinase has protein sequence MNSNIFFLLFLLFLIIGCKNDNSTNQNFFNQKFFDEVYFSGLNHNEKAIYLDSVGKLLSLKENDSLTINEFLVLAEEFYYLSLNQKSYEYSRKALNLSKTAKDSALLAKSYYYIGDTFEKTDKDSAFYYYLKAENVYDLIGDAERVGRMKFNKAYVLFYSGNYLESEIEVSKALFVLKKSNKYKLKYSCYTLMGNCLEKLENYEQALHYHNLALRELDILKKNNKDKDIINNYNIASVINICNLYDIQGQYEKSISLLKPLLNQENKTKWPAYYAVIMSNLAYSKMKSGDFREVEDLLNESLKISDSLNDNTGIIYTKIHLGEFFLLTKDTSTAYEHLKEAYKISREFGNQHELLKSLLLLSEISDNNLYYKNLYISVNDSIIKQQRKTRNKFARIEYETSALQDENKALTKYNERIILVAGIIVLVLFILLIIRYIHSKNKELYYLKHQTLANEELNDLLNKQQERIVLAKEQEKSIIAKELHDGIMNRLYSVRMNLGFFNNKNTEEIVEKRKGYIFNLQEIENEIRSLSHDLKRNTLFNSNDFTDLIQTLVEDTNSLGLTHFYFKCSDAEVWNEIENINKINIYRIIQESLSNVHKHAEAKTCEVLLSKTENSQLYLEIKDDGKGFKISKKLNGIGIHNIRERVSLINGVIKLKSSPGNGTVLQVFIS, from the coding sequence TTGAATTCTAACATATTTTTTCTTCTATTCTTACTATTTTTAATAATAGGATGCAAAAATGATAATTCAACTAATCAAAATTTTTTCAATCAAAAATTTTTTGACGAGGTCTATTTTAGTGGTTTAAATCACAATGAAAAAGCGATTTACCTTGATTCAGTTGGGAAATTATTATCGCTCAAAGAAAATGATTCACTTACCATAAATGAATTTTTAGTGCTAGCGGAAGAGTTCTACTATCTTTCTTTGAATCAGAAATCTTACGAATACAGTCGGAAAGCTTTGAACCTATCGAAAACCGCTAAAGATTCCGCTTTATTGGCAAAATCCTATTATTACATTGGTGATACTTTTGAAAAAACTGACAAAGACAGTGCCTTTTATTACTATCTAAAAGCTGAAAACGTTTATGACTTAATTGGCGATGCAGAACGAGTTGGTAGAATGAAATTCAACAAAGCGTATGTTTTATTTTATTCCGGAAATTATTTAGAAAGTGAAATAGAAGTGTCTAAAGCTTTATTTGTTTTAAAAAAATCTAATAAATATAAACTCAAATATTCCTGTTATACATTGATGGGAAATTGTCTTGAAAAATTAGAAAATTATGAGCAAGCACTACATTATCATAATTTGGCTTTAAGAGAATTAGATATTTTAAAAAAAAATAATAAAGACAAAGATATAATCAATAATTATAACATTGCTTCGGTCATTAATATTTGTAATTTATACGATATTCAAGGACAATATGAAAAATCAATTTCTCTTTTAAAACCTTTATTAAATCAGGAAAATAAAACGAAATGGCCGGCTTATTATGCAGTTATTATGAGCAATTTGGCTTATTCTAAAATGAAAAGCGGTGATTTTAGAGAAGTTGAAGATTTGTTAAACGAGTCATTAAAAATTTCAGATAGTTTAAATGATAATACCGGAATAATTTATACAAAGATACATTTAGGAGAGTTTTTTCTGCTTACTAAAGATACTTCAACAGCATACGAACATTTAAAAGAGGCTTATAAAATTTCAAGAGAGTTTGGTAACCAGCATGAATTATTAAAATCATTATTATTGCTCTCTGAAATAAGTGATAACAATTTGTATTATAAAAATTTATACATTTCTGTAAATGACAGTATAATTAAACAACAACGCAAAACCAGAAATAAATTTGCTCGTATCGAATATGAAACTTCAGCATTACAGGATGAAAATAAAGCATTAACTAAATACAATGAACGTATTATCTTAGTTGCCGGAATCATAGTTTTAGTATTGTTTATTCTGCTTATCATAAGATATATTCACTCTAAAAACAAAGAACTTTATTACTTAAAACATCAAACATTAGCGAATGAAGAATTGAATGATTTATTAAATAAACAACAAGAAAGAATTGTATTAGCAAAAGAACAAGAAAAGTCGATCATTGCCAAAGAACTTCATGATGGTATTATGAATCGTTTGTATAGTGTTCGAATGAATTTGGGTTTTTTTAATAATAAAAACACCGAGGAAATAGTAGAAAAACGAAAAGGCTACATTTTTAATTTACAGGAAATTGAAAATGAAATTCGATCGCTTTCTCATGATTTAAAACGAAATACTCTATTTAATAGCAATGATTTTACTGATTTGATTCAAACTTTAGTAGAAGACACAAATTCACTAGGCTTAACGCATTTTTATTTTAAATGCTCTGATGCAGAAGTATGGAATGAAATTGAAAATATCAATAAAATAAATATCTACCGAATTATACAAGAATCCTTGTCTAATGTACACAAACATGCAGAAGCAAAAACTTGTGAAGTTTTACTATCAAAAACTGAAAACAGTCAACTTTATTTAGAAATAAAAGATGATGGCAAAGGGTTTAAAATTTCAAAAAAATTAAACGGAATCGGAATTCATAATATTCGTGAACGTGTATCATTAATTAATGGTGTTATTAAACTAAAATCTTCACCAGGGAACGGAACTGTTTTGCAGGTTTTTATTTCATAA
- a CDS encoding Ig-like domain-containing protein: MQFTTTFQRKAGLKYVLLFITYIAFQHGIHAQSVPEFATTISSQSNVDFSNNSIDGNLTTRARVRASSGIALGIGAYSGHLEIQFPSTLPANTTSFVKIQTDDNLLPALLGGSLGGLLSDVVGGILIGNQEFTVQAKNGGSVVLEGNSQIISQFSTNRLRIVVNKDNDYFIAITPNQSYDRIRLTNRVGSLVGLNNTKRLDVFGVYYIGTPDVCGGASYTSFEGSGLNLDLLGLGGAGVANPHFVLDANQNNYSRLSLGILAVAASIEQTVYFDGLSEPTDRFYIRMRVDPSLLALGVANNIQIIASNGPTVVQTVNLNSLLNLDLLTLLQGNQVARIPFAPNATVNRITVRYNSLLNVQLTQSLDLYDVIRTPAPPVITDEFSLNAKICAGSTAPLIAETGVGTELNWYSQPTGGTILATTASGEVFVTPVLNSNTSFYVSSKRIGCPEESIRLKVDVVVVNLPLASDITIPDELVACNGVIMLSPSSSIGGAVFKYYKDQLKTQEITTGFSGDAGVTYVKNETTGELSISGLNEIDSPYNYYISITVDGLCENEINTLKQVTVNYYSSLILQVSSTIEGCGSVNLRDAILNFDNSADIQYKFFDADSNPITEEQASSITTSGIYFIQSTSLSEVCSSSIEQVAVTINPVPTLEVSGTHYVVAQGNTFSLQATSTGTVVWFDSDGNQVNSTTVGPFDTIGFYTYTAVATIGNCFVSRTIFLTVTNPNECALLTERVYANTQNWSSILTGGVANASQAVDGNPQTFSTMVTGLGLLGVGTTWQTLQWNETISAGTPVKLKLGSEYSGLILAGAYSVIGTKRNAQGIPIEIGVLQPISGSLLNLLSGQNVFEYSFIPSDNTGPKDYDGVRIIVGSLLSIAQNVKVYEAYYDKQVTQLVCSPNNIKDVFFGALDLGVGVATATVGVSDALNSIDDDEATYATMFSGAGILAAAELTVEFRTPTLQGDSLHIVLSNPSTVLSMNLLTGFTIQMYLGDSPIGLPLDNESTLLSLTLLNGGTEAVMIVSPQTQVYDKIKIRLGGVASVLDILRIHYVKRVADTSVIGADVNNTIEVCQNDIVRLSVNPIECATFIWYDAPIDGNIVSTGSAYTVPSTLPSGTYTYYIQPIRFGCPAYERGVVTVVVGENAPANSISQVLINGSSETTLCSDVGSITLEAELNNSLTITNPIFYWYVFDGTNTVLIPNESSATLVIPNLAAGNYTYSVGLSSDEYCQTLEADRMTVSLTILPSSTEADINVSDVLVCANTDAVLTPSSSQLNPQFFWFFSNDNSQPITDGLVVDGATFTFLPNGQLTISGLTDANSPYTYYVGMSTDATCLNQTGDFKPVIVTVNDSGTPTTNNTDQSFCLADNPTLASIQINETNIVWYDLAVGGILLPSSTPLVSGSIYYAAFDASTGCESSVRLAITVTVNDASTPTTTDSTQDFCISDNPFIGDIQVNEADVVWYSAPTGGEALDVMSSLVDGATYYASLTDAATGCESSIRLAITVTLNDTETPSTNDTMQDFCLTDNPTIGDIQVNEPTITWYDFPTEGTALALTDNLVNNTTYYASLTDAITGCESSVRLAVSVTITDLPTPTTNNVNQTFCLINNPTIADIQVNETNIVWYATPTNGTALDSSTSLVNGGIYYAALFDVISGCESTIRLAITITIDDPSAPTTNNTMQDFCLIDNPTVADIQVNESTIVWYDSPSGGTALSLTTVLVDGAIYYAAFLANSGCESFERVAITVNIIDSATPTTNDSTQDFCLIDNPTVADIQVNESNIIWYASPTGGTVLSSSEALVGGAIYYASFDGIVACESSIRLAVTVTVSDGPTPTTTNNAQDFCSVDNPTIASIQVNEIGVIWYNSLTGGTALNITTPLTAGTYYAALVDPISGCESSIRLAITVSFSSSEAAFIQGGGESACVFEEVTYTTNSGMSNYNWTVLNGTIVSGGQSTDNFVTVSWTAISTGNVSVTYSDDCSGTNSASMTISIITCSDITITKTVDNPTPTIGQNVNFTITVSNVGSGNFQDVIVSEVIPSGYSFVSATASLGTYSNVSGIWTIPLLNGNQSATLVITVEVLSSGDYLNTAFIDISNPIDLDPDNNFASAEVEPLCLIVYNEFSPNGDGANETFRIDCIENFPNNKLEVYNRYGRLVFSQNGYNNNWDGTANVSGVVTRDEKLPGVLTTTFLILVKME; the protein is encoded by the coding sequence ATGCAATTTACTACTACTTTTCAAAGAAAAGCAGGTTTAAAGTATGTTTTACTTTTTATAACCTACATAGCTTTTCAACATGGGATTCATGCTCAATCTGTCCCCGAATTTGCAACAACTATTTCAAGTCAAAGCAATGTTGATTTTTCAAATAATTCAATTGATGGAAATTTAACCACGCGAGCCAGAGTAAGAGCCAGTTCAGGAATAGCCTTGGGAATAGGAGCTTATTCCGGTCATTTGGAAATTCAATTTCCATCTACATTACCGGCAAACACCACTTCATTCGTAAAAATTCAAACCGACGACAATTTACTACCCGCTTTATTAGGAGGTAGCCTTGGCGGATTATTATCGGATGTTGTAGGCGGTATTTTAATCGGAAATCAAGAATTTACAGTTCAAGCTAAAAACGGTGGTTCAGTCGTTTTAGAAGGAAATAGTCAAATCATCAGTCAGTTTTCAACAAACAGATTACGGATTGTAGTGAATAAAGACAACGATTATTTTATAGCTATTACACCTAATCAATCCTATGACAGAATCCGATTAACCAATCGAGTTGGTTCATTAGTTGGACTCAATAATACAAAACGGTTGGATGTTTTTGGTGTTTATTACATTGGTACTCCGGATGTTTGTGGCGGAGCGAGTTACACTTCTTTTGAAGGTTCGGGCTTAAATCTTGATTTATTAGGTTTGGGTGGAGCAGGAGTAGCAAATCCTCATTTTGTATTGGATGCTAATCAAAACAATTATTCCAGACTTAGTTTAGGAATTTTGGCTGTTGCTGCTTCTATCGAACAAACAGTTTATTTTGATGGTCTCTCAGAACCCACCGATCGATTTTATATTAGAATGCGAGTTGATCCTTCACTACTTGCTTTAGGTGTTGCCAACAACATTCAAATCATTGCGTCTAACGGACCAACTGTGGTGCAAACCGTCAATTTAAATTCACTTTTAAATTTAGATTTACTCACTTTGCTACAAGGTAATCAAGTAGCAAGAATTCCGTTTGCTCCTAATGCAACAGTGAACAGAATAACCGTTCGATACAATTCATTATTAAATGTACAACTCACACAAAGTCTTGATTTATATGATGTTATTCGTACTCCGGCACCACCGGTAATTACGGATGAATTCTCTTTAAATGCGAAAATTTGTGCCGGTTCAACAGCACCATTAATTGCTGAAACCGGCGTGGGAACCGAATTAAACTGGTACAGCCAACCCACCGGAGGAACAATTTTAGCCACCACAGCATCCGGTGAAGTATTTGTAACACCTGTTTTAAATTCAAACACTTCTTTTTATGTTTCTTCAAAAAGAATTGGTTGTCCCGAAGAATCCATCCGATTAAAAGTGGATGTTGTGGTTGTCAATTTACCATTAGCATCCGACATAACAATTCCTGATGAACTTGTTGCTTGTAATGGTGTGATTATGCTTTCTCCTTCGTCATCAATTGGGGGAGCCGTTTTTAAATACTATAAAGATCAATTAAAAACACAAGAAATTACCACCGGTTTTTCAGGCGATGCTGGTGTTACGTATGTAAAAAATGAGACAACCGGCGAGTTATCTATTTCCGGTTTAAATGAAATCGATTCACCGTACAACTATTACATTTCGATTACGGTTGATGGTCTATGTGAAAATGAAATCAACACCTTAAAACAAGTAACCGTTAATTATTATTCTTCTTTAATTCTACAAGTTTCTTCAACAATTGAAGGATGCGGAAGCGTGAATCTTCGTGATGCGATTCTTAATTTTGATAATTCTGCCGATATACAATATAAATTTTTTGATGCTGATTCGAATCCGATAACAGAAGAACAAGCTTCTTCAATTACAACAAGCGGAATCTACTTTATTCAGTCAACTAGTCTCAGCGAGGTTTGTTCTTCATCTATTGAACAAGTAGCTGTTACCATTAATCCTGTTCCAACGTTAGAAGTTTCAGGAACACATTATGTGGTTGCTCAGGGTAACACTTTTAGTTTGCAAGCTACTTCAACCGGAACAGTTGTTTGGTTTGATTCAGATGGAAATCAAGTAAACTCAACAACGGTTGGTCCGTTTGATACAATTGGCTTCTATACTTATACTGCCGTTGCAACAATAGGAAATTGTTTTGTGAGCAGAACAATTTTCCTAACAGTAACTAATCCAAATGAGTGTGCATTATTAACCGAAAGAGTTTATGCAAATACACAAAATTGGAGTTCAATTTTGACGGGTGGTGTAGCTAATGCAAGTCAAGCTGTTGATGGAAATCCACAAACCTTTTCAACAATGGTTACCGGTCTAGGGTTGTTAGGTGTCGGAACGACATGGCAAACATTGCAATGGAATGAAACCATTTCTGCAGGAACGCCTGTTAAGTTAAAATTGGGTTCAGAATATAGTGGATTAATTCTAGCCGGAGCTTATTCTGTTATTGGAACAAAAAGAAATGCACAAGGAATACCAATTGAAATAGGTGTTTTGCAACCTATTTCAGGTTCGCTTTTAAATTTGTTGTCTGGTCAAAATGTTTTTGAATATTCTTTTATTCCTTCGGATAATACTGGTCCAAAGGATTACGATGGTGTTAGAATAATTGTGGGTTCATTGCTCAGTATTGCTCAAAATGTAAAAGTTTACGAAGCGTATTATGATAAACAGGTTACACAACTGGTTTGTAGCCCAAATAATATAAAGGATGTCTTTTTTGGAGCACTTGATTTAGGAGTTGGTGTGGCAACAGCAACAGTTGGTGTTTCGGATGCATTAAATTCGATTGATGATGATGAAGCTACGTATGCTACCATGTTTAGTGGAGCGGGGATTTTGGCAGCAGCAGAATTAACAGTAGAATTTAGAACACCTACTTTACAAGGAGATTCACTTCATATAGTTCTGTCAAATCCTTCCACTGTTTTAAGTATGAATTTGCTAACTGGTTTTACCATACAAATGTATTTAGGCGATTCTCCAATTGGATTACCGTTAGATAATGAATCAACGTTATTGAGCTTAACACTTTTAAACGGAGGAACAGAAGCTGTAATGATCGTGAGTCCGCAAACACAAGTTTATGATAAAATAAAAATCAGACTTGGTGGTGTTGCTTCTGTTTTAGATATTTTACGAATTCATTATGTAAAAAGAGTGGCTGATACTTCTGTTATTGGGGCAGATGTGAACAATACTATTGAAGTTTGTCAGAATGATATTGTTAGATTATCTGTAAATCCAATAGAATGTGCTACTTTTATTTGGTATGACGCTCCTATTGATGGTAATATTGTGTCAACAGGAAGTGCCTATACTGTTCCGTCAACATTACCATCAGGAACTTATACTTATTATATTCAACCCATTCGCTTCGGTTGTCCGGCTTATGAAAGAGGAGTCGTAACTGTAGTGGTTGGTGAAAATGCTCCTGCCAATTCCATTTCACAAGTATTAATTAATGGATCAAGTGAAACTACGTTGTGTAGCGATGTGGGTTCAATTACGTTAGAAGCTGAATTAAATAATTCACTGACAATCACTAACCCAATTTTTTACTGGTATGTTTTTGATGGAACAAATACGGTTTTAATTCCAAATGAAAGTTCAGCCACATTAGTTATTCCAAATTTAGCAGCTGGAAATTATACTTATTCTGTCGGATTAAGTTCGGATGAGTATTGTCAAACGTTAGAGGCGGATAGAATGACTGTTTCATTAACTATTTTACCTTCTTCAACTGAAGCTGACATAAATGTGAGTGATGTTTTAGTTTGTGCAAATACTGATGCAGTTTTAACACCTTCATCATCACAATTAAATCCTCAATTTTTTTGGTTCTTTTCCAATGATAATTCGCAACCAATTACAGACGGATTAGTAGTTGATGGTGCCACTTTTACATTTTTACCAAACGGACAACTTACTATTTCCGGTTTAACCGATGCTAACAGTCCTTACACATATTATGTTGGAATGTCAACCGATGCAACCTGTTTAAATCAAACAGGAGATTTCAAACCTGTAATTGTTACTGTAAATGATTCGGGAACACCCACGACCAATAATACTGATCAAAGTTTTTGTTTAGCCGATAATCCAACCCTTGCTTCGATCCAAATTAATGAAACAAACATAGTTTGGTATGATCTTGCCGTAGGAGGAATCCTTTTACCATCCAGTACGCCATTGGTTTCTGGTTCAATTTATTATGCTGCTTTTGATGCTTCAACCGGTTGCGAAAGCAGCGTTCGATTAGCAATAACCGTAACTGTAAATGATGCTTCAACGCCAACCACAACCGATTCAACACAAGATTTTTGTATTTCTGATAATCCTTTTATTGGTGATATTCAAGTAAACGAAGCCGATGTGGTTTGGTATAGTGCTCCAACAGGCGGAGAAGCTTTGGATGTGATGAGCAGTTTAGTTGACGGAGCGACTTACTATGCTTCTTTAACCGATGCGGCAACAGGATGTGAAAGTTCCATTCGATTAGCCATAACAGTAACATTAAATGATACAGAAACACCTTCCACAAATGATACTATGCAGGATTTCTGTTTAACGGATAATCCAACGATTGGAGACATTCAAGTAAATGAACCAACTATTACTTGGTATGATTTCCCTACGGAAGGAACTGCTCTTGCTTTAACAGATAATTTAGTGAATAACACAACCTATTATGCTTCCTTAACGGATGCTATTACCGGATGTGAAAGTTCTGTTCGACTGGCTGTTTCTGTCACCATTACTGACCTTCCAACCCCAACAACGAATAATGTCAATCAAACGTTCTGTTTAATAAATAATCCAACCATTGCAGACATCCAAGTGAATGAAACAAATATTGTTTGGTATGCAACTCCAACCAATGGAACTGCTTTAGATTCTTCAACCTCTTTAGTGAACGGAGGAATTTATTACGCTGCACTTTTTGATGTAATAAGTGGTTGTGAAAGTACAATTCGATTAGCAATTACTATTACGATTGATGATCCATCTGCACCAACAACAAACAATACAATGCAAGATTTTTGTTTGATAGATAACCCAACTGTTGCCGATATTCAAGTAAATGAATCAACGATTGTTTGGTATGATTCTCCATCTGGTGGAACTGCTTTATCTCTAACAACCGTCTTAGTTGATGGAGCAATCTATTATGCAGCATTTTTAGCAAATTCAGGTTGTGAAAGTTTTGAAAGAGTAGCGATAACCGTTAACATAATCGATTCCGCTACACCAACAACAAACGATTCCACACAAGATTTTTGTTTGATAGATAATCCAACGGTAGCAGATATTCAAGTGAATGAATCCAATATCATTTGGTATGCTTCCCCAACCGGAGGAACTGTTCTTTCATCATCGGAAGCATTAGTAGGTGGGGCAATTTACTATGCTTCTTTTGATGGAATAGTGGCTTGTGAAAGTTCAATCCGATTAGCAGTTACAGTTACTGTTTCCGATGGGCCAACACCAACAACTACCAACAACGCCCAAGATTTTTGCTCTGTTGATAATCCAACAATCGCCTCCATTCAAGTGAATGAAATTGGTGTAATTTGGTATAATTCTCTAACCGGAGGAACAGCTTTAAACATCACAACTCCATTAACAGCAGGAACTTATTATGCGGCATTGGTTGACCCAATTTCAGGTTGTGAAAGTTCCATTCGATTAGCCATTACCGTTTCATTTTCGTCAAGTGAAGCCGCTTTTATTCAAGGTGGAGGAGAATCGGCTTGTGTATTTGAAGAAGTGACTTATACCACAAATTCAGGAATGTCTAATTATAATTGGACGGTTTTGAACGGAACAATCGTTTCGGGCGGACAATCCACAGATAATTTTGTAACGGTTTCATGGACGGCTATTTCAACCGGAAATGTTAGCGTAACTTATTCAGATGATTGTAGCGGAACAAATTCAGCAAGCATGACGATTTCAATCATCACTTGTTCAGACATAACAATTACCAAAACAGTTGATAATCCAACACCAACAATTGGTCAAAATGTGAATTTTACAATTACAGTAAGTAATGTAGGATCAGGTAATTTTCAAGATGTAATTGTGAGCGAAGTTATTCCTTCTGGATATTCTTTCGTAAGTGCTACTGCTTCCCTTGGAACTTATAGCAATGTAAGTGGAATTTGGACTATTCCTTTATTAAACGGCAATCAAAGTGCCACACTTGTCATAACTGTTGAGGTGCTTTCTTCCGGAGATTATCTCAACACAGCATTTATAGACATTTCAAACCCAATTGATTTAGATCCAGATAATAACTTTGCCTCTGCAGAAGTTGAGCCTTTATGTCTAATTGTTTACAACGAATTTAGTCCAAATGGAGATGGAGCAAATGAAACATTCCGAATTGATTGTATCGAAAATTTCCCAAACAACAAACTAGAAGTTTACAACCGTTACGGCAGATTAGTTTTCTCTCAAAACGGATATAACAACAATTGGGATGGAACAGCAAACGTTTCCGGTGTAGTAACCAGAGATGAAAAATTACCGGGGGTACTTACTACTACGTTCTTGATATTGGTGAAGATGGAATAG
- a CDS encoding PorP/SprF family type IX secretion system membrane protein, which yields MKLYIKETYIALLGLFFTIVCTAQQDPGYTQYMYNAMTVNSAYAGSTGALEAVLLHRSQWTGIDGAPETQAFTIHSPLRNENVGLGLSIVNDKLGPSRELYMDANFSYTIALSQRTKLAFGLKAGARMMNIDWTKGQYYDPVDALLNNNIDNKINPSLGAGLFLHTEKWYLGTSVPSFIRGDYYDDIQESVVSERLHYYLIGGYVFDLSDNLKFKPAFLAKAVSGAPITYDISANFLIQEKFTVGASHRWDDSVSALFGFQISNNFFIGYAFDYSVTELNKYNDGSHEFILRYQLQKSPKQIKSPRFF from the coding sequence ATGAAACTATATATAAAAGAAACGTACATAGCATTACTTGGATTATTTTTCACAATCGTTTGTACTGCACAACAAGACCCGGGGTATACGCAATACATGTATAATGCCATGACAGTAAATTCGGCTTATGCCGGTTCAACCGGAGCATTGGAAGCTGTTCTTCTACATCGTTCGCAATGGACAGGAATAGATGGTGCTCCTGAAACACAGGCTTTTACAATTCATTCTCCTTTACGAAACGAAAATGTGGGGTTAGGATTAAGCATTGTTAATGATAAACTAGGGCCTTCCCGAGAACTCTACATGGATGCTAATTTTTCATATACCATAGCCTTATCACAACGAACTAAGCTTGCTTTTGGTTTAAAAGCCGGAGCCAGAATGATGAATATAGACTGGACAAAAGGTCAATATTATGATCCTGTTGATGCTCTTTTAAACAATAACATTGACAATAAAATAAATCCATCCTTAGGAGCCGGACTGTTTTTGCATACCGAAAAATGGTATTTAGGAACTTCTGTGCCAAGTTTTATTCGAGGTGATTATTATGATGACATCCAAGAATCTGTTGTTTCAGAAAGACTTCATTATTATTTGATAGGAGGATATGTTTTCGATTTATCGGATAACCTGAAATTCAAACCTGCGTTTTTAGCGAAAGCAGTTAGTGGAGCTCCCATTACGTATGATATTTCGGCAAATTTCTTAATTCAGGAAAAGTTTACAGTTGGAGCATCGCACCGTTGGGATGATTCTGTGAGTGCTTTGTTTGGTTTTCAAATATCGAACAATTTTTTTATCGGATATGCTTTTGATTACAGTGTAACTGAGCTTAATAAGTACAACGACGGATCACATGAATTTATCCTAAGGTATCAATTGCAAAAAAGTCCAAAACAAATTAAATCACCACGATTTTTCTAA